One genomic window of Salmo salar chromosome ssa12, Ssal_v3.1, whole genome shotgun sequence includes the following:
- the mlrv gene encoding myosin regulatory light chain 2, ventricular/cardiac muscle isoform isoform X1: MAPKKAKKKSADSNSNVFSIFEQSQIQEFKEAFTIMDQNRDGFIDKNDLRDTFAALGRLNVKQEEIDEMLKEASGPVNFTIFLTMFGEKLKGADPEETILNAFKVFDPEGKGVLRKDFVTEMLTTQADRFSPEEMEQMFAAFPPDVAGNLDYKNLVHIITHGEEKDQE; the protein is encoded by the exons ATG GcccccaagaaggcaaagaagaAGTCAGCGGACTCTAACTCCAATGTGTTTTCGATTTTTGAGCAGTCTCAGATCCAAGAGTTCAAGGAG GCCTTCACCAtcatggaccagaacagagaTGGATTCATTGACAAAAATGACCTGAGGGACACCTTTGCTGCACTGG GGCGACTCAACGTGAAGCAGGAGGAGATAGATGAGATGCTGAAAGAGGCGTCCGGCCCCGTCAACTTCACCATCTTCCTCACCATGTTCGGAGAGAAGCTGAAAG GCGCTGATCCAGAGGAGACTATCCTCAATGCTTTTAAAGTATTTGACCCCGAAGGAAAAGGGGTCCTGAGGAAGGACTT TGTGACAGAGATGCTGACGACACAAGCGGACAGGTTTTCTCCTGAAGAG ATGGAGCAGATGTTTGCAGCCTTCCCACCAGACGTGGCAGGAAATCTAGACTACAAAAACCTTGTGCACATCATCACACACGGAGAAGAGAAGGACCAGGAGTAA